In one Umezawaea sp. Da 62-37 genomic region, the following are encoded:
- a CDS encoding tetratricopeptide repeat protein, giving the protein MAVLLLLPASSAEETAELLRRVPQFSHDTARESRVAVARWARRRYPPGPGHRLDLQPHLVGERLVLDVLTRTPNLLHDDDILAATSVLAFAYATFPDALDHLNTLLTRRPDLLPDALTSVLATGVTGHPFDQALSSLIDSHCTDVDLRTRLIALDCATALPLLSLALTRLHVEHFRLLAATEPDRYRPDLADSLINLGTSLSDVGRPLEALTVVEQAVAIHRELAAVEPDRYRPDLAGSLQNLGTSLSDVGRPLEALTVVEQAVAIHRELAAVEPDRYRPHLAGSLHNLGSRLSDVGQLQEALPPVEQAVATYRELAAVEPGRYRPSLAGSLINLGISLRDVGRFREALPLVEQAVATYRELAAVEPGRYRPDLAGSLINLGISLRDVGRFREALPLVEQAVATYRELAAVEPGRYRPDLARSLHNLMASFKQMGDLDGVLRAQREMVVVWRACADRDPELYGPFYQREAAQLRRQLNEAGRFEEAVAPDLDIDPDTDSAATS; this is encoded by the coding sequence GTGGCAGTGTTGCTGCTGCTGCCCGCGTCCAGCGCGGAAGAAACAGCTGAACTACTGCGCCGGGTACCCCAGTTCTCCCACGACACCGCACGGGAGTCCCGGGTCGCGGTAGCCCGCTGGGCACGCCGCCGCTACCCGCCGGGTCCCGGCCACCGCCTGGACCTACAGCCGCACCTGGTCGGCGAGCGACTCGTGCTCGACGTCCTCACCCGGACGCCGAACCTGCTCCACGACGACGACATCCTCGCCGCGACATCGGTGCTGGCCTTCGCCTACGCCACGTTTCCCGACGCGCTCGACCACCTCAACACGCTGCTCACCCGCCGACCGGATCTACTGCCGGACGCCCTGACCTCCGTCCTCGCCACCGGCGTCACCGGCCACCCCTTCGACCAGGCCCTTTCTTCTCTGATCGACTCCCACTGCACCGACGTTGACCTGCGCACACGTCTTATCGCACTCGACTGCGCCACAGCGCTACCTCTCCTGAGCCTTGCCTTGACTCGCCTGCACGTCGAGCACTTCCGACTACTGGCAGCAACCGAACCCGACCGCTACCGACCCGACCTGGCCGACTCACTGATCAACCTCGGGACCTCTTTGAGCGATGTGGGTCGGCCTCTGGAGGCGTTGACTGTCGTAGAGCAGGCTGTCGCCATCCATCGGGAGCTCGCGGCCGTCGAACCTGACCGCTACCGACCCGACTTAGCCGGCTCACTGCAAAACCTCGGGACCTCTTTGAGCGATGTGGGTCGGCCTCTGGAGGCGTTGACTGTCGTAGAGCAGGCTGTCGCCATCCATCGGGAGCTCGCGGCCGTCGAACCTGACCGCTACCGACCCCACCTAGCCGGCTCGCTGCACAACCTGGGTTCTCGTTTGAGCGATGTGGGTCAGCTTCAGGAGGCGTTGCCCCCTGTCGAGCAGGCTGTCGCCACCTATCGGGAACTCGCGGCCGTCGAACCTGGCCGCTACCGCCCCAGCCTGGCCGGCTCACTGATCAACCTTGGGATCTCTTTACGCGATGTGGGTCGGTTTCGGGAGGCGTTGCCCCTTGTCGAGCAGGCTGTCGCCACCTATCGGGAACTCGCGGCCGTCGAACCTGGCCGCTACCGCCCCGACCTGGCCGGCTCACTGATCAACCTTGGGATCTCTTTACGCGATGTGGGTCGGTTTCGGGAGGCGTTGCCCCTTGTCGAGCAGGCTGTCGCCACCTATCGGGAACTCGCGGCCGTCGAACCTGGCCGCTACCGCCCCGACCTGGCCCGCTCACTGCACAACCTCATGGCCAGCTTCAAACAGATGGGAGACCTCGATGGTGTACTTCGCGCGCAACGCGAGATGGTGGTTGTGTGGCGAGCGTGCGCCGACCGAGACCCCGAGCTGTACGGGCCTTTCTACCAGCGTGAAGCGGCTCAACTGCGCCGGCAACTCAATGAGGCGGGCCGTTTTGAGGAGGCGGTTGCTCCTGACCTGGATATCGACCCAGACACCGATTCCGCCGCGACGTCGTAA
- a CDS encoding pentapeptide repeat-containing protein, whose amino-acid sequence MVDFENSTVNTPVPVAGVVRPPLPRWTVPAVAVAVLAVTAVASVLLWTWVNGLQLPQDKRATAVLEVFKLAASVAVGGGGLFALYLAARRQRTQELELAQREKFQAHAEKVAETSRVHAERVAEATERDATVRRVTDLFTKSVDQLGSDKAAVRLGGMYALERLAQDNAEQRPTVVSVFCAYLRMPFEAPGAPLQPEDAEYKTALVEYREQVQEREVRVAAQRLLRDHLRKGSWEQPLVTYWADTDLDLTGAHLIDFDLSRCAIRTTRFDWAAFTGPAYFGSAAFMGFAGFGSATFTGLADFSSTTFIDFIDFGSATFTGDAYFGSAMFTINAYFKSATFTSDADFKSATLTSDTDFESATFDRGIPPEVMGFVPPTE is encoded by the coding sequence ATGGTCGACTTCGAGAACAGCACTGTAAACACGCCCGTCCCGGTAGCGGGGGTGGTGCGGCCGCCGTTGCCGCGATGGACCGTCCCTGCGGTCGCGGTGGCGGTGCTGGCCGTGACCGCAGTGGCATCGGTGCTGCTGTGGACCTGGGTCAACGGCTTGCAGTTACCCCAGGACAAGCGGGCCACCGCGGTGCTGGAGGTGTTCAAACTCGCCGCGTCGGTCGCCGTCGGCGGCGGCGGACTCTTCGCCCTCTACCTCGCCGCACGACGCCAACGCACCCAGGAACTCGAACTCGCACAACGCGAAAAGTTCCAAGCGCATGCCGAGAAGGTCGCCGAGACCAGCCGTGTGCACGCCGAGCGGGTCGCCGAGGCCACTGAGCGGGACGCGACCGTGCGCAGGGTTACCGATCTGTTCACCAAGTCGGTGGATCAGTTGGGGTCGGACAAGGCCGCGGTGCGGTTGGGCGGGATGTACGCATTGGAACGCCTGGCCCAGGACAATGCCGAGCAGCGGCCCACCGTGGTCAGCGTGTTCTGCGCGTACCTGCGGATGCCGTTCGAGGCACCCGGTGCCCCGCTGCAGCCGGAGGACGCGGAGTACAAGACGGCGCTGGTCGAGTACCGGGAGCAGGTCCAGGAGCGCGAGGTGCGGGTCGCCGCCCAGCGGCTCCTGCGCGACCACCTCCGCAAAGGCTCCTGGGAACAGCCACTGGTCACCTACTGGGCAGACACCGACCTCGACCTCACCGGCGCCCATCTGATCGACTTCGACCTGAGCCGGTGCGCCATACGGACCACCCGGTTCGACTGGGCGGCGTTCACCGGCCCCGCTTACTTCGGGTCGGCGGCGTTCATGGGCTTCGCCGGATTCGGGTCGGCGACATTCACCGGGCTCGCTGACTTCAGCTCGACAACGTTCATAGATTTCATCGACTTCGGGTCAGCGACTTTCACCGGCGACGCCTATTTCGGGTCGGCAATGTTCACCATCAATGCCTACTTCAAGTCGGCAACGTTCACCAGCGACGCCGACTTCAAGTCGGCGACCTTGACCAGCGACACCGACTTCGAGTCGGCGACGTTCGATCGTGGGATACCGCCGGAAGTGATGGGATTCGTCCCTCCCACCGAGTGA
- a CDS encoding DUF3800 domain-containing protein gives MSDVRLFYIDDSGAQTSNLAVYGWVELLVPDWRPALRSWLNWRKALNDSVGLPASYELHATKFANGRGRPTGTGWDHRKANRSQFMVDALSMISEMPGVRTGAVCRDTTGKRFSEAKAMLYSDLVAMLDGRLVDAGQHGFVIMDGDGTDPSYRQAHRNLKLDTRNLVEDPFFQGSHLSQWVQVADLVAYAAYQAVLRAPGKEIMWEWYPSLLGHVCSTGGGARMM, from the coding sequence GTGAGCGACGTGCGCCTGTTCTACATTGACGATTCCGGGGCCCAGACGTCGAACCTGGCGGTGTACGGCTGGGTGGAGCTATTGGTACCGGACTGGCGGCCTGCCCTGCGGTCGTGGTTGAACTGGCGCAAAGCTCTCAACGACTCGGTCGGGCTGCCTGCCAGCTACGAGTTGCACGCGACCAAGTTCGCCAACGGCCGCGGGCGCCCCACAGGAACCGGATGGGACCACCGCAAGGCGAATAGGTCCCAGTTCATGGTCGATGCGCTGTCGATGATCTCTGAGATGCCCGGTGTACGCACCGGTGCGGTCTGCCGCGACACGACGGGAAAACGGTTCTCCGAGGCCAAAGCCATGCTCTACAGCGACTTGGTCGCCATGCTCGACGGTCGTCTCGTCGACGCTGGACAACATGGCTTCGTGATCATGGATGGTGACGGTACGGACCCGTCCTACCGGCAAGCGCACCGCAACCTGAAACTGGACACGCGCAACCTCGTCGAGGATCCGTTCTTCCAGGGATCCCACCTCAGCCAATGGGTGCAGGTCGCCGACCTGGTCGCCTACGCCGCCTACCAGGCGGTGCTACGCGCACCCGGTAAGGAGATCATGTGGGAGTGGTACCCCAGTCTGCTGGGGCATGTCTGCAGCACAGGCGGGGGAGCTCGCATGATGTGA
- a CDS encoding NlpC/P60 family protein codes for MTILAFVTTMLGVSLVRANPAAAALPGCLAGEIVDVTATPSGNGYTLVGGDGGVFNFGDSRFQGSMGGKPLNKPMVAIASTASGAGYWEIAADGGVFAFGDAMPPADNPLPGMQLIAPVVDVARVGAQGLLLVAGDGGVFALGGARHYGSMAGRPLNAPMVDIVTSPTGNGYATIAADGGVFAFGDYQGPADNPVPGMAARGQLRQPITGAARHGSGFGLILVGGDGGTFALGGATFIGSAANLTLAKPISGIALDSAGTAQWLTGRDGGVFAYGPGNPFMGNAVSNGNCSSTPATTTGVKIVQYAKDIRDGKPVTPWQGGAVPYSWGGGHGTIAGPSAGTCIGYTGSAQPCPAERTKGVDCSGFTRWVYKLAYGTDVFGGVNTNGQLARMKKVTSPLPGDLVFFGASASNTTHVGVYIGNGRMIEAPNTGSDVKENPVSSHPKLVGYYRY; via the coding sequence ATGACGATCCTCGCGTTCGTGACGACGATGCTCGGGGTGTCACTGGTCCGAGCCAATCCGGCCGCGGCGGCCTTACCCGGCTGCCTCGCCGGAGAGATCGTCGACGTGACCGCCACCCCGTCGGGAAACGGCTACACCCTGGTCGGCGGTGACGGCGGAGTGTTCAACTTCGGCGACAGCCGGTTTCAGGGGTCGATGGGCGGCAAGCCGCTGAACAAGCCGATGGTGGCCATCGCGTCCACCGCCTCCGGCGCCGGCTATTGGGAGATCGCCGCCGACGGGGGAGTCTTCGCCTTCGGCGACGCGATGCCGCCGGCGGACAACCCGCTGCCCGGCATGCAACTCATCGCCCCCGTGGTCGACGTCGCACGCGTCGGCGCGCAGGGTCTGCTCCTGGTCGCCGGTGATGGCGGGGTGTTCGCCCTCGGCGGTGCCCGGCACTACGGATCGATGGCCGGACGGCCCCTCAACGCCCCGATGGTCGACATCGTGACCAGCCCCACCGGCAACGGCTACGCCACGATCGCCGCCGACGGGGGAGTCTTCGCCTTCGGCGACTACCAGGGCCCGGCCGACAACCCGGTGCCCGGCATGGCCGCCCGCGGTCAACTGCGCCAACCCATCACCGGCGCCGCCCGGCACGGCTCCGGCTTCGGGCTGATCCTGGTCGGCGGTGACGGCGGCACCTTCGCACTGGGCGGGGCCACGTTCATCGGCTCGGCAGCCAACCTCACCCTGGCCAAGCCGATCTCCGGCATCGCCCTCGACTCCGCCGGCACAGCCCAGTGGCTGACCGGTAGGGACGGCGGCGTGTTCGCCTACGGCCCAGGCAACCCGTTCATGGGCAACGCGGTGAGCAACGGCAACTGCTCTAGCACACCGGCCACCACCACCGGTGTCAAGATCGTGCAGTACGCCAAGGACATCCGTGACGGCAAGCCCGTCACTCCCTGGCAGGGCGGTGCGGTGCCCTACTCGTGGGGTGGCGGCCACGGCACGATCGCCGGTCCGTCGGCGGGTACCTGCATCGGCTACACCGGAAGTGCCCAGCCATGCCCGGCTGAGCGCACCAAGGGCGTGGACTGCTCAGGGTTCACCCGTTGGGTCTACAAGCTGGCCTACGGCACCGATGTGTTCGGCGGCGTCAACACCAATGGCCAACTCGCCCGGATGAAGAAGGTCACCTCACCTCTACCCGGTGACCTCGTCTTCTTCGGCGCCAGCGCCAGCAACACCACCCACGTCGGCGTCTACATCGGCAACGGCCGCATGATCGAAGCCCCGAACACAGGCTCCGACGTCAAGGAAAACCCGGTCTCCAGCCACCCCAAGCTGGTCGGCTACTACCGGTACTAG
- a CDS encoding nucleotidyl transferase AbiEii/AbiGii toxin family protein, producing MITAPAEFRRRLNTAAKAHVRIHGGSVQDLMERFYLSRLLARAYSHDPQGWLLKGGQALLVRYTDARHSRDLDLLYRHADRDLDDAVTALRTAAVEDLGDHVCFEFFDTTSTSKIGHARRVRFTPIIGTKSSSVLGVDVVVGPAPFGEPVSRILTPVLAVEGIEAGPVVRLYPIVDHLADKICAMHERHSGVASSRYRDLVDILLMILREPIDGTQLRTALHTEVGRRRLRGTDITLPRRFRAPDPVWIPGYRDEARTVAGLERFRTWDEAFPFVCRFLDPLLADRPPGTWRPEAGDWRGQDGPEA from the coding sequence TTGATCACTGCCCCGGCGGAATTCCGCAGACGACTCAACACCGCGGCCAAGGCCCACGTCCGGATCCACGGCGGGTCGGTGCAGGACCTGATGGAGCGGTTCTACCTGAGTCGACTGCTGGCGCGCGCCTACTCCCACGATCCCCAGGGCTGGCTGCTCAAAGGCGGCCAGGCGCTGCTCGTCCGGTACACCGACGCCCGGCACTCCCGCGACCTCGACCTGCTCTACCGGCACGCCGATCGCGATCTCGACGACGCGGTGACCGCGCTGCGCACCGCCGCCGTTGAGGACTTGGGCGACCACGTGTGCTTCGAGTTCTTCGACACGACCTCCACCAGCAAGATCGGCCACGCCCGCAGGGTCCGCTTCACCCCGATCATCGGCACGAAATCATCGTCCGTGCTCGGCGTCGACGTCGTGGTCGGCCCGGCGCCGTTCGGGGAGCCCGTCAGCAGGATCCTCACACCGGTGCTGGCCGTGGAGGGCATCGAAGCCGGGCCGGTGGTGCGGCTCTACCCGATCGTCGACCACCTGGCGGACAAGATCTGCGCCATGCACGAGCGGCATTCCGGAGTGGCGTCCTCCCGCTACCGCGACCTGGTGGACATCCTGCTGATGATCCTGCGCGAGCCGATCGACGGCACCCAGTTGCGCACCGCGCTGCACACCGAGGTGGGGCGTCGTCGACTCCGCGGTACCGACATCACGTTGCCCCGGCGTTTCCGGGCTCCCGACCCCGTCTGGATCCCCGGTTATCGCGACGAGGCCAGGACCGTGGCCGGACTCGAGCGATTCCGCACCTGGGACGAGGCCTTCCCCTTCGTCTGTCGGTTCCTCGACCCGCTGCTGGCCGACCGGCCGCCCGGCACGTGGCGACCCGAGGCCGGGGACTGGCGCGGTCAGGACGGACCCGAGGCATAG
- a CDS encoding IS4 family transposase yields MIDDVSIGLLATVFPDVMVEAALDDCDAREVRTRALPARVVVLFTLAMWLHHGKGYVRVLTALLDGLRWARGGWDGYRVPTDGAISLARGRLGDAPMRALFTASTIRGSAAVVPEAAWRGLRKVAVDGTVFDVPSSTRNAEAFDIPAGGVHPQVRLVVLAECGTLGLVGAAFDSIGVGERELFERLLPDLGEGMLLTADRGFASYELWVKAAATGAHLLWRVSSAFALPCVEALLDGTYLSELRGRRRAERVTVRVIEYSVVDDVGVSEVFALITTLLDPVVAPALELARCYADRWDIEVLFRLVKVDLRAPGGVLRSGTPVLVRQELWALLCLYQALRTLIIRTAVIAALDPTRIRFLPALDAVKASVGRAFSPS; encoded by the coding sequence TTGATCGATGACGTGTCGATCGGGTTGTTGGCGACGGTGTTCCCCGATGTGATGGTCGAGGCCGCGTTGGACGACTGCGATGCCCGTGAGGTGCGGACGCGTGCGTTGCCGGCGCGGGTGGTGGTGTTGTTCACGCTCGCGATGTGGCTGCACCACGGCAAGGGCTATGTGCGGGTGTTGACCGCGCTGCTCGACGGGTTGCGTTGGGCTCGGGGCGGCTGGGACGGCTACCGGGTGCCGACGGACGGGGCGATCTCGTTGGCGCGGGGCCGTCTGGGCGACGCCCCGATGCGGGCGTTGTTCACCGCCTCGACGATCCGGGGTTCGGCTGCCGTGGTCCCGGAAGCGGCCTGGCGGGGGCTGCGCAAGGTCGCTGTCGACGGGACGGTCTTCGACGTGCCGTCCTCGACGCGCAACGCCGAGGCTTTCGACATCCCCGCCGGCGGGGTCCATCCCCAGGTGCGCCTGGTCGTGCTGGCCGAGTGCGGGACCTTGGGGCTGGTGGGCGCGGCGTTCGACTCGATCGGTGTGGGTGAGCGGGAACTGTTCGAGCGGTTGCTGCCCGATCTGGGTGAGGGCATGCTGCTCACCGCGGATCGAGGGTTCGCGTCCTACGAGTTGTGGGTGAAGGCCGCCGCGACCGGGGCGCACCTGTTGTGGCGGGTCTCGTCGGCATTCGCGTTGCCCTGTGTCGAGGCCCTGTTGGATGGCACCTATCTCAGCGAGTTGCGTGGGCGTCGTCGGGCGGAGCGGGTCACGGTGCGGGTCATCGAGTACTCCGTCGTGGACGACGTGGGTGTCTCGGAGGTGTTCGCCTTGATCACCACGCTGCTGGACCCGGTGGTGGCCCCGGCGTTGGAGTTGGCCCGGTGCTACGCGGACCGGTGGGATATCGAGGTGTTGTTCCGCCTGGTCAAGGTGGATTTGCGTGCGCCGGGCGGGGTACTGCGTTCTGGCACCCCGGTGCTGGTGCGCCAGGAACTCTGGGCTTTGTTGTGTCTGTATCAGGCGTTGCGGACCCTGATCATCCGGACCGCGGTGATCGCCGCCCTCGACCCGACCCGGATCAGATTCCTGCCCGCCCTCGATGCTGTGAAGGCCTCGGTCGGTCGGGCTTTTTCCCCCTCGTGA
- a CDS encoding ThiF family adenylyltransferase, with protein MTQPILPKLKHMTPAFAVDGMLYISGYGQVAEIPDDNGAIHRMCRLLDGTRTAAEVYCDLAADYPEITAAEVEAAIAQFDESGFLINGAVTPDGLLDDYEQARWARNINFFGSYCSLADNQFQYQRTLLDARVTLLGLGGLGCHILQDLAAMGIGHVRVVEFDRVEMSNLNRQILYRDADIGQPKIDLAVDRIRQFNPRIDIEKIPRRIENTDDVLAAVDGADVVISVADRPKMEINHWVNEGCVRAGVPLVTGGLDTQRAVYFTMVPGQTGCIECWRLGVFRTDQVSATLLAEKRERQIGGDNAAFVPLVTMVTGLLIGETVRLLTGVAPPVAAGRLMQLRFDDYEMTEYETWKRLPDCPVCGTSTPTGPPATLKTNQLA; from the coding sequence ATGACGCAGCCGATCCTGCCCAAGCTCAAGCACATGACGCCCGCGTTCGCCGTCGACGGCATGCTCTACATCAGCGGCTACGGCCAGGTAGCCGAGATCCCCGACGACAACGGCGCGATCCACCGCATGTGCCGGCTGCTCGATGGCACCAGGACCGCCGCGGAGGTGTATTGCGACCTGGCCGCAGATTATCCGGAGATCACCGCGGCAGAGGTCGAGGCAGCCATCGCCCAGTTCGACGAGTCAGGATTCCTGATCAATGGCGCGGTCACCCCCGACGGGCTGCTCGACGACTACGAGCAGGCGCGCTGGGCCCGAAATATCAACTTCTTCGGATCGTACTGCTCCCTGGCTGACAACCAGTTCCAGTACCAGCGCACGCTCCTGGACGCACGGGTGACGCTGCTGGGGCTGGGTGGCTTGGGCTGCCACATCCTGCAGGATCTGGCAGCCATGGGGATCGGTCACGTGCGGGTCGTCGAGTTCGACCGCGTCGAGATGTCGAACCTCAACCGTCAGATCCTCTACCGCGACGCCGACATCGGTCAGCCCAAAATCGACCTGGCAGTGGATCGCATCCGGCAATTCAACCCCCGGATCGACATCGAGAAGATCCCCCGCCGCATCGAGAACACCGACGACGTGCTCGCCGCTGTGGACGGCGCCGACGTGGTGATCTCCGTGGCCGACCGGCCCAAGATGGAGATCAACCACTGGGTCAACGAGGGGTGCGTCCGTGCGGGCGTCCCCCTCGTCACCGGCGGTCTGGACACCCAGCGCGCCGTGTACTTCACGATGGTGCCCGGCCAGACCGGCTGCATCGAGTGCTGGCGCCTCGGCGTGTTCCGGACCGACCAGGTGTCGGCGACGTTGCTGGCGGAAAAGCGCGAGCGCCAGATCGGTGGTGACAATGCTGCGTTCGTCCCTCTGGTGACCATGGTGACCGGTCTGCTCATCGGCGAGACAGTCCGCCTGTTAACCGGCGTAGCACCGCCGGTGGCAGCGGGCAGACTGATGCAGTTGCGCTTCGACGACTATGAGATGACGGAGTACGAAACCTGGAAGCGGTTGCCGGACTGCCCGGTCTGCGGCACCTCCACACCGACCGGTCCGCCTGCGACGCTGAAAACCAATCAGCTCGCCTGA
- a CDS encoding M3 family metallopeptidase, whose protein sequence is MFTDVDACALISDLDLITQELGRFRRIYRGILATLAAPELAAAVAEAEQILTPLLEASAYAEARLAADADDETGAEVLDHCERLWSRVASTWDFFEPELARSRAEDASHATELDRHRNYLARLRASATFQPAEPVASVMAGLDPVPAWETLARQMLARIRPGGEPLGAVLPALYAPDVEFRRRRADDVSSALLAEVDLRASVLGGLAQARAARAEVSGARDWAHAERVANQVDDRDLAALLETVRGSLGTVHRYYSWKRTALGHPLSDSDRYAPLPGSPGGHSWELTREVVLEAFRRIGGRVADVAAELLDSGAVDAFPRQRKTRGALTFGLPSGRVAVLLNFTGVQRDVLTLAHELGHAAHLRLAVGRGAFTATAPTVLGETVALFTESVAADVLAERADDATARVALTARTVEDRLVAVFRQVVLHDFEDWLHTAGGRSERLDAESLAERWIEGQRRLYGDAIQLTDGYRHWWSYLDELFLRPGGRFAYPYGQLAAMALAARFRETPSSFRPRFESLLSAGASAPPAELLGELGVHPDDPCSWQEGVDALIAQVDALRADRPDKRSDDRLSPSFTRAEHNQEVITP, encoded by the coding sequence GTGTTCACCGATGTGGACGCGTGCGCATTGATATCCGACTTGGATTTGATCACGCAGGAGCTAGGACGCTTTCGTCGTATTTATCGAGGTATTTTGGCTACCCTAGCCGCTCCCGAACTCGCGGCCGCTGTCGCGGAAGCGGAGCAGATCCTGACCCCGCTGTTGGAAGCCAGTGCCTACGCCGAGGCCAGGCTGGCCGCGGACGCCGACGACGAGACCGGCGCCGAGGTCCTGGATCACTGCGAACGGCTGTGGTCGCGGGTGGCGTCGACATGGGACTTCTTCGAGCCCGAGTTGGCCAGGTCGAGGGCGGAGGATGCGTCGCACGCCACCGAGTTGGACCGTCACCGCAACTACCTGGCGCGACTGCGCGCCTCTGCCACGTTCCAACCCGCGGAACCGGTCGCCTCGGTGATGGCAGGGCTCGATCCTGTGCCAGCGTGGGAAACCCTGGCCCGTCAGATGCTTGCCCGGATCCGGCCCGGTGGCGAGCCGCTGGGCGCCGTGCTGCCCGCGCTCTACGCGCCCGACGTGGAGTTCCGCAGACGTCGTGCGGACGATGTCAGCTCGGCCCTGCTCGCCGAGGTGGACCTGCGGGCATCCGTCCTGGGCGGCTTGGCACAAGCACGCGCGGCGCGCGCCGAGGTGTCCGGGGCACGAGACTGGGCCCACGCGGAACGTGTGGCGAACCAAGTCGATGACCGAGACCTGGCCGCGCTGCTGGAGACGGTGCGCGGCTCGTTGGGAACGGTGCACAGGTACTACAGCTGGAAGCGGACGGCATTGGGACACCCGCTCAGTGATTCCGATCGCTACGCACCGCTTCCGGGCTCGCCTGGCGGCCACTCCTGGGAATTGACCCGCGAGGTGGTCCTGGAGGCGTTCCGTCGAATAGGCGGTCGGGTGGCCGACGTCGCCGCGGAACTGCTGGACTCCGGAGCGGTCGACGCCTTTCCGCGACAGCGGAAGACTCGCGGGGCGCTGACCTTCGGTTTGCCCTCCGGGCGGGTGGCGGTCCTGCTCAACTTCACCGGTGTGCAGCGCGACGTACTGACCTTGGCGCACGAGCTGGGTCACGCAGCGCATCTGAGGCTTGCGGTCGGACGAGGCGCGTTCACCGCCACCGCCCCTACCGTGCTCGGTGAGACCGTCGCGTTGTTCACCGAGTCGGTGGCTGCCGATGTCCTAGCCGAACGTGCGGACGATGCAACGGCCCGAGTCGCGCTCACCGCCCGCACCGTCGAGGACCGACTGGTCGCGGTATTCCGCCAAGTAGTCCTGCACGACTTCGAGGACTGGTTACACACGGCCGGAGGGCGGTCGGAACGGTTGGACGCGGAGTCGTTGGCCGAGCGATGGATTGAGGGGCAGCGCCGGTTGTACGGCGATGCGATACAGCTCACTGACGGTTATCGACACTGGTGGAGCTACCTCGATGAGTTGTTCCTGCGTCCAGGAGGTCGGTTCGCCTACCCATACGGCCAACTGGCGGCCATGGCGCTGGCGGCCCGCTTCCGTGAGACGCCCTCGTCGTTCCGCCCCCGGTTCGAGTCGTTGTTGTCCGCGGGCGCCAGCGCTCCACCTGCGGAGCTCCTCGGTGAGCTGGGAGTGCATCCCGACGATCCGTGTTCCTGGCAGGAGGGCGTGGACGCGCTCATCGCCCAGGTCGACGCGCTGCGAGCCGATCGACCCGACAAGCGGTCCGATGACCGTCTGTCCCCGAGTTTTACCCGTGCCGAGCACAACCAGGAGGTGATCACGCCATGA